In the Ornithodoros turicata isolate Travis chromosome 5, ASM3712646v1, whole genome shotgun sequence genome, AATTATTACAATATGGTGTCCCTTCTGTCTAGTTCTTACAAGAGCAGATGAACGACCTGATAGAGCTGCATCAGAACGAAGTACAGAACTTGAAACAGGGAATTGCAGACATGGAAGAGAAAGTGCAATACCAAAGCGAAGAAAGGCTTAGGGATGTCCAGGAGATTCTGGAAAGCTGCCAAACTAGAGTAAGTGCTCTAGAGGAATATGAACATCTCATCGAGTTTGCGTGTAGCGGTACAGTGACCTAGCACAGTTACGCCGTTCAGCATATGGTGACAGATATACAACGCGGCGAATGACAGTTGCAATGATATACTGGTCCACGTTAAATGTAAACGCAAGAACCGTAAAAGCAAAGCCTGAGGTCTGGTACGCGATTTCCAGATAAGCCGCATGGAACACCAGCAACACCAACACCTTCAGCAGCTGGTTATCCTGGATTCCCTTGACAATTCTCAAGCACGAGCCATCGGCCTGAAATTCGTCAACGCGGCACTAATGCTACTTCAACTTGTCCTGCTCCTAATCTCTACAGTTGCCAACATTACCAAGCTCGCACTGGAGACAAAGTAAACTATTCGTTTGTATTATCCGAGGGTAGTTCGTAGAAAATGCCAATATATAGCCAATATAGCCAATTCAcctaaaaaatgaaaaacattAAATTGGCAGACAAGCCAAAGGATACTGGCACTTGCATACTGGCACTTGTACATGAAGTAGCGGATAATGGTATTCTAATGGGTCTGGTTGGTCTCAGTGGAAAGCCAAATCGCCATCAACAATCTTACTTGACATTGAGATTGATTGACTGGGGAAGGCTTTCCCATTGGCTCTGAATTATTCCTGCAAAGGCGGAGATATCGAGTGGCATATGAATGCTGGAATGGCGTATGACGTGCTGTATGAATGTGTAACCTATGCCACTTACGCAGCTTCAATTTCTTTCCGTGCAGGTTTCGAGCGTTCACAACAGCACTGTTCATATTTGCTGGTTTCCTAATTTGTAAACAATGGTCTAGCCTTTCATCATGGTTCAAGATTCAACTGGATCACTTCTTGGAAGAGCGGTGAAGTCAACAGGAATCATTCTGTGCCGCTTCCCTCGAATATCCTGCCTATACGCAATGTTATGAAAATGAATATATTGGCGCTTGCTCATTCGTTAAGACAGCACGTCAGTGCTGCAGTAAGACCATAAAAAGTCTGCAGAGCAAATGCAAGATCGCAATACAGATTTTGTTTGGaaagttttgtttgtttgtttgtttgtgtgtcaaTGCTTTGCCTCGTAGGACATAGTGCGTTGCTCAGGCTTTCCCTGCCTCCGTGTAAGCTATTACTGCCCAAACGCCATATTCGAAACCTTTCCGATGTGCAATATCACAATCCCTCACCCTAGGAACCTGCACTCGTGCGAATGTTTCTGGTAACTTAGCGATAGTATAAACGCACATATCAACGGGATGATCTAGATATCTACGCGCTTTCGCAGAGGAAATACGGAAACCTTTTCAGTGTACCGCGCGTGATTGGTAGATAATTCACGTACCTGTAACTGCTGATACTGACTCACGTTAGCGGGGACATTGGGCTTCACTAGACCCCCTTTGTCTACGGTGTATGGCAAATTAAGTTTAATTAAACTTGAATTTGCGCTTTCCATGCACAGGTCAAGGGGGCCCAGTGAGGACGCGCGCGTAATCACATGGCAGGCTGAAAGCAGCCAacaagagacaaaaaaaaaaaacgcctccTTTCTGACAcaatgcatatacagggtgtcccaaaaaacatgtcattgaattataataaaaaaactacgccacctagaatcgtgcggtcaacggcatttgttattattaggtttttgccaccttgtaaagttaatgtcatgtaccccaagtttaattatgcaaatatttccgaactgaactcagaaatttgccaaggcaaggtcacttttttaccccaccaatatgaagagcgtgccgaattcactcaaattgatgataattgacagtgatattcacgagctatcctatcggaaaaaaatagccgaatatcatgcttttcggagcgccggaccatagcgcgcgatgacttgagcgcaatcactctcagtgcgacgaaaggatgttccaaagccagcccacagagtgatagtagaaaaagtaacagttcctaaaattgggagagggaaagcattttcccagcgaaagtcggacgtgataagccatgtctgcgttatctctttctgcgatgccgcggtgggctgggtttctaacctcctttcgtcggactgacaaagattgcgctgaaaaattcatcgtgtgctattctgtgcgacctccgtagagcatgatgttcggctattttttccgatgggatagctcctgaatatccctgtcaattatcatgaattttagtaaattagacacgctcttcacatcggtggggtaaaaaagtgacctttactaggcaaatttccgacttaagctcgcaaaaatttacataattaaacctacgttacacgacattcacatgaggaggtggcaaaaacccagtaagaacaaatgccgttgaccacatgactctaggtggtgtagtttttttcttataattcaatgacacgttttctgggacaccctgtagaagcTTTCATTTAACAACGCTTTCATTTAACACTCGCTGTAGcagtccctctctctctctctctctctctctctctctctctctctctctccccctctgAGACGAGATTGTACGTGACTTGCAGGGACAACAACTTTTTTAggagatgatggatggggaaTGTCATCGCTACGGGTGATATCTACCCCATTGCCgatggtgatgcggggaatgaaataatgagccccttcacaataaggatcgaagtcctgcggtatccagaaaggcgaagagagctttgagagcagaccgttggtgggctggacgtggccagggaccaagcaattttgtgagagagagagagagggggcgggagtcGAGATTCGTTAAGGGAGCCGGACAGTACggctcgggaaggttggtagtgtgggcaatggagaagaatgtgctctagatcatctacagcaccgcagtggcagCATTGGGGAGTTAACTTGTCTCCAGCGGTATCGCCGCTGCGCGAACTTACGGTAACTTTTAGTTCCAAGGTATAAAGACAGTAGCAGACATTGTCTAGTGTATGTGCCACCATACACTATGGCTGAAATCTCACATGAATCTCTCGGGGACCCATCCCGAAGAAGGTAAAAGTACAAGTCatcttttttctctcccactCCACTCgcgagacgacgacgacgacggaaCCGCCTTCGCGAGCCATAGAACGCACGACACGAGAAACGAATTATCCCTTACTGATCCGTTTCATTGTGATCCTACAACAAGCGTAGAAAGCGACATACCTTGTTACGCCGTTCATGGACATGCTTCTTGGGCTTTCTTCCATGTTGTCCTTCTTTTGCACGGCTCGAGGCATGTTTCCACTGGACAAGCTGCAACATGTGACCAGTTATTACGGACACAGACAGGTAGATGGTGTTATCCGAAACGTCTTTCAGGCCTACGACTAAACATGAAGTTTCCCTGGCTTCCGCACTATCACAGTGAGATAATGTTATCATCGATCTGCCCTTTGCAAAAATCTTCAGAAGCTCCGCACACTGTCTGTAGGAGTACTTCGTTTGTCTTTCGACAGAATACATACCTTCAACCACCAATGAATTTGCCACTTGTTTCTTTTCTAGGTTCAACTAGGCGAAAGCTTCGTCATCACGTGTTTCCTGGACTATAACGCCGACGTGTCCTGGATGAAGGACGGCATTCCTGTGTCAAGAGTTCTTCGTCAGGACGAGTACACGTCAACACAGCACAACTACAAAGGACGCGGGTGGGGCTCCTCTCTGCGAGTTCACATGGCAAAACTGATGCACGCTGGTCAGTACCGTTGTACGGAGCACTCTCCGGGTACCCACCCTGTCAAAGTACTGCCATACGTGCAAGCTACTCAGCGGATGACGGAGAGCAAGTGCTATAACCTGGTACGTGATCAGTGTTCAGTATAGGTCATTGCTTAAACGTGGGCTACTTTTTCCACGGCCTATATAACTGTGCCGTTTGCATAGTTACTGTCGAATGTTTTCGCGATTTTAGGCAGAATTAGAGCTGTAAAACAGGAAAGCACTAGAAGGCTGAATTCGTGCGTTGTCATGTTCGGACTCTATGATGGAGCGAATGGCAAAAACCTAGAATCAATTTGTGTGTCCAGTGCTGGAAGTGTGTCATTACAGCTATCAGTGAAGTTTTATTAACTCACCTTTAAAAAGCAGCCTGAATAGATCTCTCGCAGATTACTTTGTTATACAGTAAAAATTAAAACGCACATCGCGTTTTCCCGCAGATCATAAATGAACCATTGGAGCTTCGCTGCAAcgaaaatttcgtcaggcacagCTCTCCACACACCGCAACCTGGTACAAGAACAGCCGCCTTTTGACTCCTGACACACGGGTACACGTCACTCCTTTAGGCTTAACCATCAGCAAAGCCAACGAACAGGACTCTGGTACTTATACTTGCGGAAACATCGCAAGTTCCAGAGCAACGTCTTACGGTAGCTACAGGGTGGTTACGCCAATTCGCATCGACCCTTTACTGTCTTTCAGTCGACCAATGGATGGTAACAGCGTTCAGATCACATGCCACATACACGCTGTTCCTAGGCCTAAAGTTATCTGGGAAGTCTCTGGAAAGTACGTGCGTGAAGAGACGCCAACGGAACTTGAGCACGGTGTTCACAGAGCTACCTTATTTCTGCGAAACGTCACGGCGAACGACGGGTATATTTACAGCTGCCTTGCGACGTACGTAGGGTGCGAGGACCTCGCAGCCGAACTTTCACTCCAAGCGTACGGAGCGGAAAGTGCGATAAGGACGAGCGAAGCGTTTCCCGGTACGGGCGTCACATTGAACACGTCCAAGAAAGAGCTACGTCTCCAGTGTGTCTATCCTCCGGACCCGTCCATTAGAATGAGGTGGTTCAAGGATGGCGTCGACATTCGGAACTATCCGAAAAGAAACAAGTATAACGTCGACCCGGTCGACCAGTCGTTGATAATACGCAATCCTTCGTACGACGATGTCGATAATTATACGTGTCACGCCGTCGGGACAACCGAGAGGGCCGTGATTCTCGTCGGAATCGGGGTGGAGATTCGGAAAGCAACGTCGCACACTGCGGCCTTCATCGAAGGCAGGAAAGTGTCTCTCACTTGCAAGGCTTCTGGCGTCCCTCTGCCTTCAGTCCGGTGGTTCAAGAACAACACGGTCCTATCTGTCTTACAGATACCTAGGTTTAGCTATAATTCTTCTCCCGGTGGCTTCAGAGACACATTAGTGATAAGCAACCTGCGTAAGGCGGACGCCGGTAAATACGCATGCGTCGCTGACAATGGTCACAGTCAAGCCATCGAGCGTCTTGGAGTGGAAGTGAAGGGCAAGTACGATGCAATGCTGCCGTTTCTTATCGTATTAGTTGAAGTCATAGCGCTTCTTCTGGTTTCTTTTCGCGTACGAAAAAAGATGACGGAGAAGTTTGTCGAGAGAGAGCAACCCGGACCATGGAGCGGAGGTTATATAATGCCAAGCGAAGACAGCTACCCGCAGACTGGCCCAGTTGTGCAAACTGTTGTAGATGTACAGCAGGCTGTTGAAGGCCCTAAGCAAACTGCTGAAGAAACTCATGTTCAAATGCAAACACATGCAGCAGATGAGACACAATTGGACGAAAAAGGTGCAAAACAGCAAAATGCTGAAAAGAAAGCGGACGAAAGTCAACGAGCTGGGGACGAGAAGCACGGAATAACTGAAATACAAGGAGCGGCGGCTGAGCCCGTTGGAACAAAGTCACACATGGTTCAAAACTTGAGGGAAGATGCAAGAGATAAGGCGATGACTGACGTGGATGAAAAATGTATGGTGACTTCCGAAGATGCGGAGCAAGCCAAGGCCAGAGACGATGGTCCCGAGCCTAGGAGTAAGCCTTCTACTTCTGAAGTTGATGGTGTGCTTCAGCGAAGGCACGGCAAATCAGAACTTAGGCGTAGCAAGGGGAAAAAATCTGGCATCGCTCTCCAGCCAGAAATGCCACTGGAAGACGCAAGGGCTATTGAATCGACGGTAACTCCAAGAGGAGGTGAACAAGCAGGAGCGACAAGCCCTACATTCTCTCCTGTTCTCCAAGAGGAAGCTAAAAAGCGTAAAGGCCATGAGGGCATACCAGGTGGTGCCGTTGATGTAGGATCGCCGCAAACTTTTAAGTTTCAATTTAAAAGAAATATCGACAACGAAGGGAAGGGAACGCAGGAAGTCCTGAGACATATTTCAGTGACCTTGAGTTCAGAGTCATTGTCACGTGAACCGTCGACAAGTAGAGGAGTTCAGTCCGAGAAAGATGCTGAGGAAAGTGAGACGTCCCGACGACATCTATCCCTGACACTCGTTAAAGGCCCTCTAATGGAGCAGGTGAAAGGGTCATGCTCCttcgacgagaaacgcaggttACCTCCCCTTAGCAAAGCAAGAACAAGCAAAAGAAACATCCTAGGAGACGACACAGATTCGACTACCTCACATTCGTCGACACATTCATGTGATTTACAAGCAGTTAAACGCTTCAGACAAGTATTACTCCCAAATGTGGGAGGAGCAAGACACGAAGAACTGAAGCCTAAAAAACGTAGCACGAAACCCGCGTGTTCGAGGACATTTGTGGCGGTACCACATAAACTGCTTCATCCTGAAGAAGACGTGAGGCAGCATATGTTTCCGAAGTTAGTAAACGTTCGGGAACAAAAGTCGGGAACAGCGAGGCAAGCATCCACGCCGACGTGTTCAAAGGTACTGAAGGTGTCTCCACACAAGCACGTTGAGCCAGAGGTGAGGTTGGAACATCATCCGGAATTACAAGAACCGCTCGCTCTAAGATCTAAAGGTGCAGGACGCGTTTCACAACCAACGTGCTCGAAAAAACCGTTGCTGAAACCACAGAAAAGATTTCCGTCTCAAGAAGCGACGATGGAGGACAGCGACATGTTCGCGTCTGGAGTGGAACGTCCGACCGTAACGGAGCGTCCGCGGCGTAGTACTTCTAGGGCTAGGAAACAAAAGAGCTTGAAATCTTCGACGGCATCCGAAGAAGTACCCAGCATTTTGTTGAAAAGGAAAGGCGATAAGCGCGGAGTACGAAAGAATGTTAACATTATCGAACCAAGAAAATGAATACTAATCACATATATTAAACTGCTCAAGCTGAGAAGACACATTCGCAATCCAAATAAAATATATGAGGACTCTATACCAGTATGAGAATGTGTCTTGCAGTTCTTTGATTCGAGTAGTAGTCATTTTACCCATGTCCCGCGTATTATAACTGAATTCACTCAATTCCTAGGGTAGGGCTTTGGAGTTAGGTTATGCACCAATGAGAATACAACCACTCGACCTCCACTGCTCACTAGCAGTCCTAGGACATTCCTTGTAGGACATCCTTAATGGCGATTTGcaacaaaccgaaaaacgtttcggttcgatcGCTCTGATCGCTCTTCGAACGCTCTGGTGGCAAGTGGGTTTTCACTACGGCGCTTCGGTATTCGTAGCACTGCCACAGTGTTCGACGACATCTACGTGAGAAGCAGCTTGGGATATCTCCTGCAGGTAAAGAGACACGCCCGCGGACCTCTGGAAGACATTTCATGTACCACAATTCTTCGCTATACCATAACCATTTCACCATAACCTTTAACGTTCTCTGGTTGCTACTGCTGATG is a window encoding:
- the LOC135394024 gene encoding uncharacterized protein LOC135394024 isoform X2 — protein: MAEEAPSQPSPQSSAPCQIYQPCHQDEALSRSPTGKGTILFWKNFAHGTEDACRTPHLSPGVASISQPGGIGSSGTILFSNESDYGDTDDHLLCHTPDPQGMRAAIDLISQKIARARESIRAEQTARDENVNEYLKLATNADRQQMQRIKNIFEKKNQKSAQMIAQHQKKLKNYIKRKRDLETYGTSPPSWQPRDVLQNVGHSLSGIVGNIKGGLSGLASVAHSSTDNKYPSDDDSSSLASESSQIAPSQCISVGVAPTATASPRRPPLTSGGTGGCPVAGPVPGMTAVGAPTGGEAIVGSATSGPALAVGGGFTGTLGTDTDLEPFLIELSERKEECQRLTEEIEALKNQMRQEYTCFSQALQEERYRYEFLQEQMNDLIELHQNEVQNLKQGIADMEEKVQYQSEERLRDVQEILESCQTRVQLGESFVITCFLDYNADVSWMKDGIPVSRVLRQDEYTSTQHNYKGRGWGSSLRVHMAKLMHAGQYRCTEHSPGTHPVKVLPYVQATQRMTESKCYNLIINEPLELRCNENFVRHSSPHTATWYKNSRLLTPDTRVHVTPLGLTISKANEQDSGTYTCGNIASSRATSYGSYRVVTPIRIDPLLSFSRPMDGNSVQITCHIHAVPRPKVIWEVSGKYVREETPTELEHGVHRATLFLRNVTANDGYIYSCLATYVGCEDLAAELSLQAYGAESAIRTSEAFPGTGVTLNTSKKELRLQCVYPPDPSIRMRWFKDGVDIRNYPKRNKYNVDPVDQSLIIRNPSYDDVDNYTCHAVGTTERAVILVGIGVEIRKATSHTAAFIEGRKVSLTCKASGVPLPSVRWFKNNTVLSVLQIPRFSYNSSPGGFRDTLVISNLRKADAGKYACVADNGHSQAIERLGVEVKGKYDAMLPFLIVLVEVIALLLVSFRVRKKMTEKFVEREQPGPWSGGYIMPSEDSYPQTGPVVQTVVDVQQAVEGPKQTAEETHVQMQTHAADETQLDEKGAKQQNAEKKADESQRAGDEKHGITEIQGAAAEPVGTKSHMVQNLREDARDKAMTDVDEKCMVTSEDAEQAKARDDGPEPRSKPSTSEVDGVLQRRHGKSELRRSKGKKSGIALQPEMPLEDARAIESTVTPRGGEQAGATSPTFSPVLQEEAKKRKGHEGIPGGAVDVGSPQTFKFQFKRNIDNEGKGTQEVLRHISVTLSSESLSREPSTSRGVQSEKDAEESETSRRHLSLTLVKGPLMEQVKGSCSFDEKRRLPPLSKARTSKRNILGDDTDSTTSHSSTHSCDLQAVKRFRQVLLPNVGGARHEELKPKKRSTKPACSRTFVAVPHKLLHPEEDVRQHMFPKLVNVREQKSGTARQASTPTCSKVLKVSPHKHVEPEVRLEHHPELQEPLALRSKGAGRVSQPTCSKKPLLKPQKRFPSQEATMEDSDMFASGVERPTVTERPRRSTSRARKQKSLKSSTASEEVPSILLKRKGDKRGVRKNVNIIEPRK
- the LOC135394024 gene encoding uncharacterized protein LOC135394024 isoform X1; the protein is MAEEAPSQPSPQSSAPCQIYQPCHQDEALSRSPTGKGTILFWKNFAHGTEQDACRTPHLSPGVASISQPGGIGSSGTILFSNESDYGDTDDHLLCHTPDPQGMRAAIDLISQKIARARESIRAEQTARDENVNEYLKLATNADRQQMQRIKNIFEKKNQKSAQMIAQHQKKLKNYIKRKRDLETYGTSPPSWQPRDVLQNVGHSLSGIVGNIKGGLSGLASVAHSSTDNKYPSDDDSSSLASESSQIAPSQCISVGVAPTATASPRRPPLTSGGTGGCPVAGPVPGMTAVGAPTGGEAIVGSATSGPALAVGGGFTGTLGTDTDLEPFLIELSERKEECQRLTEEIEALKNQMRQEYTCFSQALQEERYRYEFLQEQMNDLIELHQNEVQNLKQGIADMEEKVQYQSEERLRDVQEILESCQTRVQLGESFVITCFLDYNADVSWMKDGIPVSRVLRQDEYTSTQHNYKGRGWGSSLRVHMAKLMHAGQYRCTEHSPGTHPVKVLPYVQATQRMTESKCYNLIINEPLELRCNENFVRHSSPHTATWYKNSRLLTPDTRVHVTPLGLTISKANEQDSGTYTCGNIASSRATSYGSYRVVTPIRIDPLLSFSRPMDGNSVQITCHIHAVPRPKVIWEVSGKYVREETPTELEHGVHRATLFLRNVTANDGYIYSCLATYVGCEDLAAELSLQAYGAESAIRTSEAFPGTGVTLNTSKKELRLQCVYPPDPSIRMRWFKDGVDIRNYPKRNKYNVDPVDQSLIIRNPSYDDVDNYTCHAVGTTERAVILVGIGVEIRKATSHTAAFIEGRKVSLTCKASGVPLPSVRWFKNNTVLSVLQIPRFSYNSSPGGFRDTLVISNLRKADAGKYACVADNGHSQAIERLGVEVKGKYDAMLPFLIVLVEVIALLLVSFRVRKKMTEKFVEREQPGPWSGGYIMPSEDSYPQTGPVVQTVVDVQQAVEGPKQTAEETHVQMQTHAADETQLDEKGAKQQNAEKKADESQRAGDEKHGITEIQGAAAEPVGTKSHMVQNLREDARDKAMTDVDEKCMVTSEDAEQAKARDDGPEPRSKPSTSEVDGVLQRRHGKSELRRSKGKKSGIALQPEMPLEDARAIESTVTPRGGEQAGATSPTFSPVLQEEAKKRKGHEGIPGGAVDVGSPQTFKFQFKRNIDNEGKGTQEVLRHISVTLSSESLSREPSTSRGVQSEKDAEESETSRRHLSLTLVKGPLMEQVKGSCSFDEKRRLPPLSKARTSKRNILGDDTDSTTSHSSTHSCDLQAVKRFRQVLLPNVGGARHEELKPKKRSTKPACSRTFVAVPHKLLHPEEDVRQHMFPKLVNVREQKSGTARQASTPTCSKVLKVSPHKHVEPEVRLEHHPELQEPLALRSKGAGRVSQPTCSKKPLLKPQKRFPSQEATMEDSDMFASGVERPTVTERPRRSTSRARKQKSLKSSTASEEVPSILLKRKGDKRGVRKNVNIIEPRK
- the LOC135394024 gene encoding uncharacterized protein LOC135394024 isoform X3, with protein sequence MQRIKNIFEKKNQKSAQMIAQHQKKLKNYIKRKRDLETYGTSPPSWQPRDVLQNVGHSLSGIVGNIKGGLSGLASVAHSSTDNKYPSDDDSSSLASESSQIAPSQCISVGVAPTATASPRRPPLTSGGTGGCPVAGPVPGMTAVGAPTGGEAIVGSATSGPALAVGGGFTGTLGTDTDLEPFLIELSERKEECQRLTEEIEALKNQMRQEYTCFSQALQEERYRYEFLQEQMNDLIELHQNEVQNLKQGIADMEEKVQYQSEERLRDVQEILESCQTRVQLGESFVITCFLDYNADVSWMKDGIPVSRVLRQDEYTSTQHNYKGRGWGSSLRVHMAKLMHAGQYRCTEHSPGTHPVKVLPYVQATQRMTESKCYNLIINEPLELRCNENFVRHSSPHTATWYKNSRLLTPDTRVHVTPLGLTISKANEQDSGTYTCGNIASSRATSYGSYRVVTPIRIDPLLSFSRPMDGNSVQITCHIHAVPRPKVIWEVSGKYVREETPTELEHGVHRATLFLRNVTANDGYIYSCLATYVGCEDLAAELSLQAYGAESAIRTSEAFPGTGVTLNTSKKELRLQCVYPPDPSIRMRWFKDGVDIRNYPKRNKYNVDPVDQSLIIRNPSYDDVDNYTCHAVGTTERAVILVGIGVEIRKATSHTAAFIEGRKVSLTCKASGVPLPSVRWFKNNTVLSVLQIPRFSYNSSPGGFRDTLVISNLRKADAGKYACVADNGHSQAIERLGVEVKGKYDAMLPFLIVLVEVIALLLVSFRVRKKMTEKFVEREQPGPWSGGYIMPSEDSYPQTGPVVQTVVDVQQAVEGPKQTAEETHVQMQTHAADETQLDEKGAKQQNAEKKADESQRAGDEKHGITEIQGAAAEPVGTKSHMVQNLREDARDKAMTDVDEKCMVTSEDAEQAKARDDGPEPRSKPSTSEVDGVLQRRHGKSELRRSKGKKSGIALQPEMPLEDARAIESTVTPRGGEQAGATSPTFSPVLQEEAKKRKGHEGIPGGAVDVGSPQTFKFQFKRNIDNEGKGTQEVLRHISVTLSSESLSREPSTSRGVQSEKDAEESETSRRHLSLTLVKGPLMEQVKGSCSFDEKRRLPPLSKARTSKRNILGDDTDSTTSHSSTHSCDLQAVKRFRQVLLPNVGGARHEELKPKKRSTKPACSRTFVAVPHKLLHPEEDVRQHMFPKLVNVREQKSGTARQASTPTCSKVLKVSPHKHVEPEVRLEHHPELQEPLALRSKGAGRVSQPTCSKKPLLKPQKRFPSQEATMEDSDMFASGVERPTVTERPRRSTSRARKQKSLKSSTASEEVPSILLKRKGDKRGVRKNVNIIEPRK